In a single window of the Bradyrhizobium erythrophlei genome:
- a CDS encoding DegQ family serine endoprotease: MIAIRVFSALLVLLAAAPAMSQDRRVPASAAELRLSYAPIVQHVQPAVVNVYAAKVVQDHNPLLDDPIFRRFFGVPGQQPEQMQRSLGSGVMVDPSGLVVTNVHVIEGADQVKVSLSDKREFEAEIVLKDPRSDLAVLRLKDTHEKFPTLDFANSDELQVGDVVLAIGNPFGVGQTVTHGIISALARTQVGITDYQFFIQTDAAINPGNSGGALVDMTGKLAGINTAIFSRSGGSQGIGFAIPANMVRVVVASAKSGGKAVKRPWLGARLQAVTPEIAETLGLRLPTGALVSSVVPNSPAARAGLKLSDLIVGIDGQSVDDPNAFDYRFATRPLGGTSQIDVQRAGKTVKLTVLLETAPDTGRNEIVLTSRSPFQGAKVANISPAVADELHLDADTEGVVVTDLTDDGTAANVGFQKGDIILAVNNQKIAKTSDLEKATRDSSRLWRITLVRGGQQINVTLGG; this comes from the coding sequence ATGATCGCTATTCGTGTTTTCTCGGCACTGCTGGTCCTGCTGGCTGCGGCCCCGGCGATGTCACAGGACCGGCGTGTGCCGGCGTCGGCGGCGGAACTGAGGCTATCCTACGCGCCGATCGTGCAGCATGTGCAGCCGGCGGTGGTCAACGTCTATGCCGCCAAGGTGGTGCAGGACCACAATCCGCTGCTCGACGATCCGATCTTTCGCCGCTTCTTCGGCGTACCCGGCCAGCAGCCGGAACAGATGCAGCGTTCGCTGGGATCGGGCGTGATGGTGGATCCGTCCGGTCTGGTCGTGACCAATGTCCACGTCATCGAGGGCGCCGATCAGGTCAAGGTATCGCTGTCGGACAAGCGGGAATTCGAGGCCGAGATCGTTCTCAAGGATCCCCGCAGCGATCTCGCGGTATTGCGGCTGAAAGATACCCACGAGAAATTCCCGACGCTCGACTTTGCCAATTCCGATGAATTGCAGGTCGGCGACGTCGTGCTTGCGATCGGCAATCCCTTCGGCGTGGGGCAGACCGTGACCCACGGCATCATTTCGGCGCTGGCGCGCACGCAGGTCGGCATCACCGACTACCAGTTCTTCATTCAAACCGACGCGGCGATCAACCCGGGCAATTCGGGCGGCGCTTTGGTCGACATGACCGGCAAGCTCGCCGGCATCAATACCGCGATCTTCTCGCGCTCCGGCGGATCGCAGGGCATCGGCTTCGCCATTCCGGCCAACATGGTGCGCGTCGTTGTCGCCTCCGCCAAGAGCGGCGGCAAGGCCGTCAAGCGGCCCTGGCTTGGTGCGCGATTGCAGGCGGTGACGCCGGAGATCGCCGAGACACTGGGTCTGCGGCTGCCGACCGGCGCATTGGTTTCCAGCGTCGTTCCGAACAGTCCGGCGGCGCGGGCCGGGCTGAAACTGTCCGATCTGATCGTCGGGATCGACGGGCAGTCGGTCGATGATCCCAACGCGTTCGACTACCGCTTTGCGACCCGCCCGCTCGGCGGCACTTCGCAGATCGACGTGCAGCGCGCCGGCAAGACGGTGAAGCTGACCGTGCTGCTGGAAACCGCGCCCGATACCGGCCGCAACGAAATCGTATTGACGTCGCGCTCGCCGTTCCAGGGCGCAAAAGTCGCGAACATCTCGCCGGCGGTGGCGGATGAACTTCATCTGGATGCGGACACCGAAGGGGTCGTGGTGACCGATCTGACCGATGACGGGACCGCGGCCAATGTCGGATTCCAGAAGGGCGACATCATCCTGGCCGTCAACAACCAGAAGATCGCCAAGACCAGCGATCTCGAGAAGGCGACGCGCGATTCCTCTAGGCTCTGGCGCATCA